One Candidatus Atribacteria bacterium ADurb.Bin276 genomic region harbors:
- a CDS encoding Xylose isomerase-like TIM barrel, with product MYPWHATFHMGIVHFMAYPQVKTEDEILKSVHKILNDDFFQAIEVNMLYEDNILEKISALCETADVEFLLGAQPFLLSKKINLNAGNDEERHQAIQLCKMQIERSYRCRARALTFLSGQYDFTEKKDELKQNLIHSLRELCRYSQEIGNTAGYQLGIDLEIFDHTVDKKVLIGPAPDAFDIAKSVKADYPAFSLTVDLSHLPLTFEDPYYVLKLLAPFIGHVHIGNGILEKKNPFYGDHHPRFGIAGGCNDYQEVAYFMIALEKIDYFNQRVMTKKPVISFEVKPLPHEDSDLVVANSKRKFLAALDKAHIDYKELGYKL from the coding sequence ATGTATCCGTGGCACGCAACTTTTCACATGGGTATTGTCCATTTTATGGCTTACCCTCAGGTTAAAACCGAGGACGAAATCTTAAAATCTGTCCATAAAATTTTAAACGATGACTTTTTCCAAGCAATTGAAGTGAATATGTTATATGAAGATAACATTTTGGAAAAAATTTCAGCTCTATGTGAAACAGCCGATGTTGAATTTTTACTCGGGGCACAACCATTTCTTTTATCAAAAAAGATCAATCTCAATGCAGGAAATGATGAAGAAAGACACCAGGCGATTCAATTATGCAAAATGCAAATTGAGCGCTCATATCGGTGCCGGGCCCGTGCTTTAACCTTTTTATCGGGCCAGTACGACTTCACAGAAAAAAAAGATGAATTAAAACAAAATTTGATTCATTCTTTAAGAGAATTGTGCCGTTATTCCCAAGAAATAGGAAATACAGCAGGATATCAATTGGGGATCGACCTCGAAATATTTGATCATACTGTTGATAAAAAAGTATTAATCGGTCCAGCTCCCGATGCCTTTGATATAGCAAAAAGCGTAAAAGCTGATTATCCAGCTTTTTCTTTAACTGTTGACCTTTCTCACCTACCTTTAACCTTTGAGGACCCATACTACGTTTTGAAACTATTGGCTCCCTTTATTGGCCATGTTCATATAGGAAACGGTATCCTGGAAAAGAAAAATCCTTTTTATGGAGATCATCATCCACGTTTTGGAATTGCCGGTGGTTGTAATGATTATCAAGAGGTAGCCTATTTTATGATTGCTCTTGAAAAAATTGATTATTTTAATCAAAGGGTAATGACTAAAAAACCAGTTATTTCTTTTGAAGTCAAACCATTACCTCATGAAGATTCGGATTTAGTTGTAGCCAATTCAAAAAGAAAATTTTTAGCGGCTTTAGATAAA
- a CDS encoding putative kinase inhibitor protein, producing the protein MNRRNFFIVLILLFLVFTLFPFDKAAIATNTDQFILKSPSFTEGSMIPKKFTCEGENISPELIWENLPEGTVSLVLICEDPDAPVGIWTHWVLYNIPAGLHSIPENLNSQEELITQEKILTGMNDFKKLGYGGPCPPPGKPHRYFFRLLALNTKLDQKTGLNRDQVLAAIKGKVIEEAQLVGLYSR; encoded by the coding sequence ATGAATAGGAGGAATTTTTTTATTGTTCTTATTCTGTTATTTTTGGTATTTACATTATTTCCTTTTGATAAAGCAGCTATTGCCACGAATACAGATCAATTTATACTAAAAAGTCCGTCCTTTACCGAAGGAAGCATGATCCCAAAAAAGTTTACTTGTGAAGGGGAGAACATTTCTCCAGAATTAATCTGGGAGAACCTTCCAGAGGGCACGGTTAGTCTGGTCCTTATCTGTGAAGACCCTGATGCTCCGGTTGGGATATGGACTCACTGGGTTCTATACAATATTCCTGCGGGATTGCATTCGATTCCTGAAAACCTGAATAGTCAAGAAGAATTGATTACTCAAGAGAAGATTTTAACTGGAATGAATGATTTTAAAAAATTGGGATATGGGGGTCCTTGTCCACCTCCGGGTAAACCACATCGCTATTTTTTCCGCCTGTTGGCTTTAAATACAAAACTTGATCAGAAAACAGGATTAAATCGAGATCAAGTATTGGCAGCTATCAAAGGAAAGGTTATAGAAGAAGCACAACTTGTTGGATTATACAGTCGTTAA